The following proteins come from a genomic window of Athalia rosae chromosome 1, iyAthRosa1.1, whole genome shotgun sequence:
- the LOC105693415 gene encoding Hermansky-Pudlak syndrome 1 protein homolog isoform X1 yields the protein MRCILIFDHLNDVLFTKCNKKFAVHIQKLAGTQGLIPEDKEQTEGNTKLSPNTIIQLFAPIVTSQRVMACQFGNSYTSVQCQDGTNMVFDDFMGYMFVYIASSDVTLMKRTLGVCISIVRHLCGPDVALLKWNKQRVSLVSSLLDAWITLHGCEQSMLVEAVEQLSVNPDLASATLRALHDATDKLKTQSEFSNVHALVLVENKFLSLYSSKNSQDLSASDILLMMLLCWVAGDKGKLMDNEENFGDNFMTPQSSLTDQTKLSLTGKLAKPTCKDITNLFGDSRDSSISDGLYTLAEDGLYSQLVLLGSGHNYTANAVHITELTDGINLVIIIEASNLSTSSGLYDTFYHLNTINNLQLQKDIDELKPAFDNLDTAIKKSIDGIKKNRNHINNDIDMCQRRLQVKWEFIRKKYVELLKSRDPECILRIESSTSGFTETMKELLQLTCFDKNFLKHGIDVILAVSKLVKQKLNDYSNFLKVKALKNFTLGSRTSLTINKYLEEFPGLVHFIYIDRTTHRLTAPTLDFTSPETLALTNKKIWAMVDNSRAHLQEGHLSVMWKDTTFNYAYFLWFEDNSGSPLKCKIYPNHLMKNLPPPGIICGDYYRKLVEICFPKLSPSKIRIYELYCVHLGLATSSCVLEHSRRLAATIWEVTGVPNNPIDLL from the exons ATGAGGTGCATTTTGATATTTGATCATTTGAATGATGTACTGTTTACAAAATGCAACAAAAAATTTGCTGTACACATACAGAAATTGGCCGGAACACAAGGACTAATACCCGAAGATAAa GAGCAAACGGAGGGAAATACCAAGCTCAGTCCAAATacaataattcaattatttgcaCCCATTGTAACATCCCAGCGTGTGATGGCTTGTCAATTTGGCAACTCATACACATCGGTACAGTGCCAGGATGGCACTAACATGGTATTCGATGATTTCATGGGCTATATGTTTGTTTACATCGCTAGCAGTGATGTAACTTTGATGAAGAGAACTTTGGGAGTTTGTATTTCTATAGTTCGCCATTTATGCGGACCTGATGTAGCCCT ATTAAAATGGAACAAGCAGAGAGTATCTCTGGTTTCATCTTTGCTCGATGCTTGGATAACTCTCCATGGATGTGAGCAAAGCATGCTTGTGGAAGCGGTTGAGCAGCTCTCTGTTAATCCAGATTTGGCATCTGCAACTCTGCGGGCACTTCACGATGCAActgataaattgaaaactcaATCCGAATTTAGCAATGTTCACGCTCTAGTTCTAGTAGAGAATAAGTTCCTATCGTTATACTCTAGCAAAAATTCTCAGGATCTGAGCGCCTCTGATATTTTACTGATGATGCTTTTGTGTTGGGTTGCTGGAGACAAAGGAAAGCTAATGGATAATGAGGAGAACTTTGGTGATAATTTTATGACTCCACAAAGCAGTCTTACTGATCAGACAAAACTCAGTCTTACAGGCAAATTAGCTAAACCAACATGCAAAGATATAACTAACTTATTtg GTGATTCGAGGGATTCTTCTATAAGTGATGGATTGTATACACTGGCTGAAGATGGCTTATACAGCCAATTAGTCCTGCTAGGTTCTGGTCATAACTACACAGCCAATGCAGTTCACATTACGGAGTTGACAGATGGAATCAATCTAGTTATAATTATAGAGGCAAGCAATTTGTCTACTTCTTCTGGGCTCTATGACACTTTCTATCATTTGAATACTATAAACAATCTCCAACTTCAAAAAGATATTGATGAATTAAAACCAGCTTTCGACAACTTGGATACGGCTATTAAAAAGTCCATAGATGGTAttaaaaagaatagaaatcaCATAAACAACGACATAGACATGTGTCAGAGAAGGCTACAAGTGAAATGGGAATTCATACGTAAAAAGTATGTCGAGTTACTGAAGTCTAGGGATCCCGAGTGCATCCTGAGAATTGAATCGAGTACTTCAGGATTCacagaaacgatgaaagaatTGTTGCAACTAACTTGCTTTGACAAAAACTTCCTTAAACACGGCATAGATGTGATTTTGGCCGTGAGCAAATTGGTTAagcaaaaattgaacgacTATAGCAATTTTCTGAAAGTCAAAGCTCTGAAAAACTTCACCCTTGGCTC GAGAACTTCCCTAACAATCAACAAATATCTAGAAGAATTCCCAGGGCTTGTTCATTTCATATACATAGACAGGACAACACATAGGCTAACAGCTCCAACTCTGGATTTTACCAGTCCAGAAACCTTAGCCCTCACTAATAAAAAG ATTTGGGCGATGGTTGATAACAGTCGAGCTCATTTACAGGAAGGACATTTATCTGTAATGTGGAAAGACACAACATTTAATTATGCATATTTTCTGTGGTTCGAAGATAATTCA GGATCACCACTCAAGTGTAAAATCTATCCAAATCATTTGATGAAGAATCTACCTCCACCTGGAATCATTTGTGGTGATTACTACAG GAAACTTGTGGAAATATGTTTCCCGAAATTGTCTCCAAGCAAAATTAGAATCTATGAACTGTATTGCGTGCATTTAGGACTGGCAACCTCGTCTTGTGTATTGGAACATTCGCGAAGACTCGCAGCCACGATATGGGAAGTCACTGGTGTCCCAAACAATCCCATTGACTTGttatag
- the LOC105693416 gene encoding BRISC complex subunit FAM175B-like, giving the protein MLATNMAENGSLVTVSGAALSLLLYENVRSLGDQIGFLVGEVVVFVTKNVTDSDRQIEHIQTHIEVNTIITCPTTNWLCNGIGQVDRERLNDFIRNKSKEIVGWFRFRKNESLIPTLQDKILHKELSSFLCSTGTQDHQLFTMCLLNTSTSNRGGTHKFRHVFLRYKNGTFEPIPLRINNLQDDSTRLDGSYYKPTPLHKSLSKADVFSRIINSLNLNLKKTPGTELVTSIQKAAEHHLDDLIPQLSDSDREVAHLENKVRELQTQILAKKLSNRTTGHKTSCTTKLNTQKEKNEQEREKKKEETKMSTVRLKNELIDMFSKDCDLPIKYEATLQRQLSHSQSNKQKNLVIQAQKSVNVNSKVVNQDNEEENIGHAALKSNTNNVQDPFAAAVAVMKMDMGGHSSNKERRSQSREPSSSPQFVISVNRLERNDSNSSPPGIGRGGSGRGFGNRSVLSDSNVGSKKARRGKPKVAAEKYNAASPSTEQDNKPKVVAQLEFPVTSLSYSQAARKANDTNSIRSDSQEY; this is encoded by the exons ATGTTGGCAACAAACATGGCAGAGAACGGATCGCTTGTCACAGTGTCAGGAGCAGCCCTCTCCTTACTGTTATACGAGAATGTTCGGAGTCTTGGTGACCAG ATTGGATTTTTGGTGGGAGAAGTTGTTGTATTTGTTACTAAGAATGTCACAGATTCAGATCGTCAGATTGAACACATACAAACACACATTG AAGTCAATACGATTATTACCTGTCCAACAACAAATTGGCTATGTAATGGGATAGGACAAGTGGACAGGGAAAGGCTTAATGACTTTATACGTAATAAAAGCAAAGAGATTGTTGGTTGGTTTCGtttcagaaaaaatgaatccttGATACCAACGTTGCAGGATAAAATACTACACAAAGAACTCAGTTCTTTCCTCTGCAGTACCGGTACTCaagatcatcaattatttaccATGTGCCTTCTCAATACATCCACATCAAACCGTGGTGGAACACATAAATTTAGACacgtttttcttcgatataaAAATGG AACCTTTGAGCCAATCCCACTACGAATAAACAATCTACAAGATGACTCTACGCGGCTGGATGGATCGTATTATAAACCAACACCTTTGCACAAATCACTGTCCAAGGCTGACGTGTTTAGCAGAATAATCAATTCTCTCAA tttgaatctgaaaaaaacacCTGGAACAGAACTGGTAACTTCTATTCAAAAAGCAGCCGAACATCACTTGGATGATTTGATTCCACAATTATCAGACTCAGACCGTGAGGTTGCTCATTTAGAAAACAAAGTTCGTGAACTACAGACTCAAATACTTGCAAAAAAGTTATCAAACAGAACTACTGGACACAAAACATCGTGCACAACAAAATTGAATACtcagaaagaaaagaacgagcaagaaagagagaagaagaaagaagaaaccaAAATGTCCACTGTCagattgaaaaacgaattgaTCGACATGTTTAGTAAAGACTGCGATCTACCTATCAAATATGAAGCAACCTTACAG AGGCAGCTTTCACACTCAcaatcaaacaaacaaaaaaatcttgtaaTCCAGGCGCAGAAGAGTGTGAATGTGAATTCAAAAGTAGTCAATCAAGACaatgaagaggaaaatatTGGACATGCGGCTTTAAAATCAAACACAAATAACGTTCAAGATCCATTTGCGGCTGCAGTGGCGGTAATGAAGATGGATATGGGTGGGCACAGTTCAAATAAAGAAAGACGTTCTCAATCCAGAGAGCCGAGCTCGAGTCCACAATTTGTGATCTCCGTTAACCGTTTGGAACGGAATGATTCAAATTCCAGCCCCCCTGGCATTGGAAGGGGAGGGTCCGGTAGGGGCTTTGGAAACCGATCGGTATTATCAGACTCGaatgttggatcgaaaaaggCCCGTCGAGGTAAACCCAAAGTTGCTGCAGAAAAGTACAATGCGGCGAGCCCATCAACCGAGCAAGATAATAAACCAAAGGTTGTTGCACAGCTAGAATTCCCAGTTACTTCCCTGTCTTATAGCCAAGCTGCACGTAAAGCTAATGACACTAATTCAATTCGATCAGACTCGCAAGAGTATTGA
- the LOC105693415 gene encoding Hermansky-Pudlak syndrome 1 protein homolog isoform X2, translated as MACQFGNSYTSVQCQDGTNMVFDDFMGYMFVYIASSDVTLMKRTLGVCISIVRHLCGPDVALLKWNKQRVSLVSSLLDAWITLHGCEQSMLVEAVEQLSVNPDLASATLRALHDATDKLKTQSEFSNVHALVLVENKFLSLYSSKNSQDLSASDILLMMLLCWVAGDKGKLMDNEENFGDNFMTPQSSLTDQTKLSLTGKLAKPTCKDITNLFGDSRDSSISDGLYTLAEDGLYSQLVLLGSGHNYTANAVHITELTDGINLVIIIEASNLSTSSGLYDTFYHLNTINNLQLQKDIDELKPAFDNLDTAIKKSIDGIKKNRNHINNDIDMCQRRLQVKWEFIRKKYVELLKSRDPECILRIESSTSGFTETMKELLQLTCFDKNFLKHGIDVILAVSKLVKQKLNDYSNFLKVKALKNFTLGSRTSLTINKYLEEFPGLVHFIYIDRTTHRLTAPTLDFTSPETLALTNKKIWAMVDNSRAHLQEGHLSVMWKDTTFNYAYFLWFEDNSGSPLKCKIYPNHLMKNLPPPGIICGDYYRKLVEICFPKLSPSKIRIYELYCVHLGLATSSCVLEHSRRLAATIWEVTGVPNNPIDLL; from the exons ATGGCTTGTCAATTTGGCAACTCATACACATCGGTACAGTGCCAGGATGGCACTAACATGGTATTCGATGATTTCATGGGCTATATGTTTGTTTACATCGCTAGCAGTGATGTAACTTTGATGAAGAGAACTTTGGGAGTTTGTATTTCTATAGTTCGCCATTTATGCGGACCTGATGTAGCCCT ATTAAAATGGAACAAGCAGAGAGTATCTCTGGTTTCATCTTTGCTCGATGCTTGGATAACTCTCCATGGATGTGAGCAAAGCATGCTTGTGGAAGCGGTTGAGCAGCTCTCTGTTAATCCAGATTTGGCATCTGCAACTCTGCGGGCACTTCACGATGCAActgataaattgaaaactcaATCCGAATTTAGCAATGTTCACGCTCTAGTTCTAGTAGAGAATAAGTTCCTATCGTTATACTCTAGCAAAAATTCTCAGGATCTGAGCGCCTCTGATATTTTACTGATGATGCTTTTGTGTTGGGTTGCTGGAGACAAAGGAAAGCTAATGGATAATGAGGAGAACTTTGGTGATAATTTTATGACTCCACAAAGCAGTCTTACTGATCAGACAAAACTCAGTCTTACAGGCAAATTAGCTAAACCAACATGCAAAGATATAACTAACTTATTtg GTGATTCGAGGGATTCTTCTATAAGTGATGGATTGTATACACTGGCTGAAGATGGCTTATACAGCCAATTAGTCCTGCTAGGTTCTGGTCATAACTACACAGCCAATGCAGTTCACATTACGGAGTTGACAGATGGAATCAATCTAGTTATAATTATAGAGGCAAGCAATTTGTCTACTTCTTCTGGGCTCTATGACACTTTCTATCATTTGAATACTATAAACAATCTCCAACTTCAAAAAGATATTGATGAATTAAAACCAGCTTTCGACAACTTGGATACGGCTATTAAAAAGTCCATAGATGGTAttaaaaagaatagaaatcaCATAAACAACGACATAGACATGTGTCAGAGAAGGCTACAAGTGAAATGGGAATTCATACGTAAAAAGTATGTCGAGTTACTGAAGTCTAGGGATCCCGAGTGCATCCTGAGAATTGAATCGAGTACTTCAGGATTCacagaaacgatgaaagaatTGTTGCAACTAACTTGCTTTGACAAAAACTTCCTTAAACACGGCATAGATGTGATTTTGGCCGTGAGCAAATTGGTTAagcaaaaattgaacgacTATAGCAATTTTCTGAAAGTCAAAGCTCTGAAAAACTTCACCCTTGGCTC GAGAACTTCCCTAACAATCAACAAATATCTAGAAGAATTCCCAGGGCTTGTTCATTTCATATACATAGACAGGACAACACATAGGCTAACAGCTCCAACTCTGGATTTTACCAGTCCAGAAACCTTAGCCCTCACTAATAAAAAG ATTTGGGCGATGGTTGATAACAGTCGAGCTCATTTACAGGAAGGACATTTATCTGTAATGTGGAAAGACACAACATTTAATTATGCATATTTTCTGTGGTTCGAAGATAATTCA GGATCACCACTCAAGTGTAAAATCTATCCAAATCATTTGATGAAGAATCTACCTCCACCTGGAATCATTTGTGGTGATTACTACAG GAAACTTGTGGAAATATGTTTCCCGAAATTGTCTCCAAGCAAAATTAGAATCTATGAACTGTATTGCGTGCATTTAGGACTGGCAACCTCGTCTTGTGTATTGGAACATTCGCGAAGACTCGCAGCCACGATATGGGAAGTCACTGGTGTCCCAAACAATCCCATTGACTTGttatag